The nucleotide sequence GATACTTGTGACTGCAACGGATGCCTCACTCCTCACCCCTTCAATTGTTCAGCCTATTACATTTGTATACACGGACATCAAAAACTACTCTTCTGTCCCTCCGGTCTCTACTTTAACAAGGATACCAAAGTTTGTGATTATCCAGAAAACGTTCGATGTTGGCACTTTATTTGTCCAGCAAAAAATGGAATGTTCAAAAACGTATATGACTGTGGAAGCTTCTGGCATTGTTCAAATGGAATCCCTTACCTTAAGGATTGTCCAGCCAACCTACACTGGAGCGTAGAAAGAAACAGGTGTGAGTGGCCATGTGTCGCCAAATGCGATCCTTCTGTTCCGCGTGAGTATGTTACTGGAGAATTAagattgtttaatataacagtttaaggaccaaatatttttttcctttttatttatattaagatttATCTCTATATAATCATTTGCACATATAGGAATAAGTTTTAACATgaataaaatgagaaacaaatGTTTTCCACCAGCTGcattataaattaatttggtttgggaatttcacccaaagctacatgagagctgtctccgctagccgtccctagtttagtggTATAAGACCaaaggaaaaacagctagtcaccactacccactgccaactctttggctactctttaaccaacgaatagtgggatttatcgttacattatgacgcccttaaggctgaaagggcgagcgtgtttgttgTGTCGGTGATTTGAACACGCTCTATCGGATCACTAGTCGAGTACCATAGCCATCTGGTCGTGCTGGgtctgaaattaaataaaacctgcatttctcaaaattttcatattgtaaaaacttaaaaatataaactacttCAACCTAAATTAATTATGGAGTGTAAGACAATTTTCTCCAATAGACATGAACATATATCTCGTTCTTAATCGTTTGTTTTCGTTATGTGATCATTTCAGCTTGTCCAACTGATCCAAGTACTACCAACCCAGATACTTGTGACTGCAACGGATGCCTCACTCCTCACCCCTTCAATTGTTCAGCCTATTACATTTGTATACACGGACATCAAAAACTACTCTTCTGTCCCTCCGGTCTTTACTTTAACAAACATACCAAAGTTTGTGATTATCCAGAAAACGTTCGATGTTGGCACTTTATTTGTCCAGCAAAAAATGGAATGTTCAAAAACGTACATGACTGTGGAAGCTTCTGGCATTGTTCAAATGGAATCCCTTACCTTAAGGATTGTCCAGCCAACCTACACTGGAGCGTAGAAAGATACAGGTGTGAGTGGCCATGTGTTGCCAGGTGCGATCCTTCTGTTCCACGTGAGTATGTTACTGGAGAATTAagattgtttaatataacagtttaagGATCACATGTCCACCGATGTCTTCTCTCAAACacgtttatttaatattaattttattagttacTTTCATTGTTCAATGGTAAGTCTTAATATATACGGAATGGAAAGATATTGTCAAACAACTACAATGTAAGATAGATAAAACTAGGAAGCTCAAAATCTTCCACGATTTAACTTTGAGGTTATACGATTGTAAAATGTAGACAACTTCAACTCAACTTTAACTTCAGAGTGTGtcacttttaataaattaaactcacatgaaaatatttcacatttacaaTCATGCTTTCTTTCTTTGTGTCATAATTTCAGCTTGTCCAACTGATCCAACAATAGATAATTGTAGCTGCAACGGATGCCTCACTCCTCACCCCTTCAATTGTTCAGCTTATTACCGTTGTAGAGATGGACGTCGAGAACTAGTATTCTGTCCTTCTGGTTTCTACTTTAACAAAGATACAAAAGTTTGTGATTATCCAGAAAACGTTCGATGTTGGCACTTTATTTGTCCAGTGAAAAACGGAATGTTGAAAAACGTATTTGACTGTGGGAGCTTCTGGCATTGTTCAAATGGAATCCCTTACCTTAAGGATTGTCCAGCCAACCTACACTGGAGCGTAGAAAGAAATAGGTGTGAGTGGCCATGTGTCGCCAAATGCGATCCTTCTGTTCCAAGTATGTGTTGAGTAGAAATGGTTTTCctagttatttttaaacaatagtgACAATTTGGAATATATATgattacaatatacatatttctAAGTTCGTTTACTATCTCTGCGAATTTTAACACTCTCTCATTACTATTCTTTAGCTTGCAAACCTTCTACAACTCAGACACCAGATCCCTGGTGCCCTTGTTCCAAGTGCATATCAGAAGATCCCTTCGACTGCAGAGCCTTTTTTAAATGTGAGGATGGGAGTCGAGTAAAGATGTACTGTCCTAATGGTCTCTATTTCAATAGGGTCACTAGGGTCTGTGACTATCCTGGAAATGTCCAGTGCAGAGAAATTGGAGATCCTGTTCTTTGTAAAGGGCCGAATGGCAAGTTTGTCTTCCCTGGAAACTGTAACAAATACATTGAATGTATCCATGGCATTGCCTTCATCACGGAATGTCCCAAGGGCCAGACATTTCATAGATTAAAACTGTTATGTGTGCCCTCTGACAGTGGATGTGGTAAATATgtggtttcattttatttcttaactcatgtacttttttatctttattttaataaaggatAAAGTATCTAATTTTCTTCTGATAccgaattatattttaaaaatttcatatattttattgcatTATATGCCTATGTAACCGATCATTCAGTGTCCAACATATGGCGTGGTTGTGCCTTGGGAATACTTCATTTGCTGAATTCTTTCTTCTTTTGTCAAACAGGTACATGGGAAAAAAGTCCCATATGTACAACATTGAACGGACTATTTCCAAAGGAAGACGACTGCACGAAATTCTATCACTGTTCGAGCGGTATCGCCTATTTAAAGAACTGTCCTGCACATCTGCACTTTAACCCTTACCTACAAGTCTGCGATTGGCCAAGAAACGTTCGAGAGTGTGGAAAAGTTATAGGTACAAATTTTCTTTGgatctttttttttactatttgttattaagtatataaatatctatgaTAATCCCACCGAGGGTATTACAACCTTatctttagtgttataaacctttAGACGTTCAGTTAAACCGCCAGGAGGCTTCTTTTGCTTGTTTTTTCATACAACAACTTAAGAAATATCCTGTGTTATAGAAGTGattgacaaaaatatattgttgttgtttgacgTTTATTGTTGCAAAGCAACTGGGCAATCTTCACCAAACAATcagtttaaaaacagtaacaaaaacgTAGGAGTAAAATCGTtgcaaaatgtaataattaattaaagtaaagctaaagaaacttcaaaatgttgataaaaattaaatagaattaaaaaggctaATAGCacttagaaatttaaaaacacaagtaaggttgtcagtgtcaccatcgccaataacactgtcctgTGTCAGGGGTAAACACGAGTAAAAAACAGGTCTAAAATGGTTCCGTCGTTCAGAGTCGTAACGACTgcacgacagtaaaatgtagaCCATGGGGACTTGATAGCCAAAAAGGCCACACACTGGTGGATCAGTTTCAGACAAAAGAAAACTATAAccatagactagagagaagacatgTCGTGAACAACATTGACCATCAATAAAAAGCGATAAACAAGTTAGGTTTTAAGATTAGAACTCGCGATTTTCAAATTGCGAGTGAAACGTTCTACCCACCTTACCCTATGGGAGGGTTCgtattaaatagtaaaattaaaatatctcaaCAACTATAAACAGCGTCATACTGTAATGAAACTCTTctttatatgatactggaaaaacttttttaatgCGCGATGTACAACCCTCAACTTCGCGAAATATTTGTCCTGTGTGCACATAGAGTTGCAATAGTGGTCACGATTTTCtcgtttcgcctccgtttctcATCAccaagaaatttatttttctccattctcaaggTGCAGATATAACGTCATAAATACGTCGCACGTTGGTCTAATGCACTAGCGCCACGGGAAATCGGCTTGTAATTATAAATCTAGTAAGTGAgacaaatttgtttgttgttaaacacaaagctatataatgagctatctgcgtTGTGCTCAGCACGAGTAAC is from Tachypleus tridentatus isolate NWPU-2018 chromosome 2, ASM421037v1, whole genome shotgun sequence and encodes:
- the LOC143243779 gene encoding uncharacterized protein LOC143243779 isoform X1, with the translated sequence MKSWVPLSSALVSVLFLVCPIHSETDETKPQCGCEGCVTPNPNDCSGYYQCQSGVRDLLYCAPGLNFNPATKACDIPKNVRCWNYHCPALRGMFKNVYDCGSFWHCSNGIPYLKDCPANLHWSVERNRCEWPCFAKCDPSVPPCPTDPTIIHPTQEPCGCKGCLTPHPLICSAYYRCRDGHRELVFCPSGLYFNKDTKVCDHPENVPCWDFICPVKNGMFKNVFDCGSFWHCSNGIPYLKDCPANLHWSVERNRCEWPCAARCDPSVLPCPTDPTPGNCSCNGCFTPHPLICSAYYVCRDGRRELVFCPSGLYFNKDTKVCDYPENVRCWDFICPVKNGMFKNVFDCGSFWHCSNGIPYLKDCPANLHWSVERNRCEWPCVAKCDPSVSPCPTDPSTTVPDTCDCNGCLTPHPFNCSAYYICIHGHQKLLFCPSGLYFNKDTKVCDYPENVRCWHFICPAKNGMFKNVYDCGSFWHCSNGIPYLKDCPANLHWSVERNRCEWPCVAKCDPSVPPCPTDPSTTNPDTCDCNGCLTPHPFNCSAYYICIHGHQKLLFCPSGLYFNKHTKVCDYPENVRCWHFICPAKNGMFKNVHDCGSFWHCSNGIPYLKDCPANLHWSVERYRCEWPCVARCDPSVPPCPTDPTIDNCSCNGCLTPHPFNCSAYYRCRDGRRELVFCPSGFYFNKDTKVCDYPENVRCWHFICPVKNGMLKNVFDCGSFWHCSNGIPYLKDCPANLHWSVERNRCEWPCVAKCDPSVPTCKPSTTQTPDPWCPCSKCISEDPFDCRAFFKCEDGSRVKMYCPNGLYFNRVTRVCDYPGNVQCREIGDPVLCKGPNGKFVFPGNCNKYIECIHGIAFITECPKGQTFHRLKLLCVPSDSGCGTWEKSPICTTLNGLFPKEDDCTKFYHCSSGIAYLKNCPAHLHFNPYLQVCDWPRNVRECGKVIDPTPPVCIANPNIKCPSCACRVADPYDCSSFYECNGEGIACKRTCPSGLVFNVIKMECDIHQNSDCSLAVSNEKQEDEENNQHVTNAPN